CTGATAACCATGAAATGctatttaaaggtttttttaaGGCAACTCGGTTTCAGTTTAGACTGTGAAAGTTTTCCAAATGACCTACagtgcataataataataataataatagattgTAAAGTAAACCCTCACGGACTAAAAGAGGCAGGATTGTTTCCATGCTGACACAGAAATGACTAATATTCCAGCAAATCTACGGAGACGTTCTGCATCCTCTCCACCACGAAGAAGCAGAGCGTTCCAGCGAAGCCCAAGATGACCATCAGCAGGAGCTGCCACTTCAGCAGGAGGTAACCGCTGTAGAAGAACGCCACCGCTGcaaaaacagactgacagaaggCAGCAGGTTTTAATTCATGGCAGACCACTAGGAtgcaacatattttatttttagtctaCCGTGCTTTGTGAAACTGAAAAGATCCTAAAGAGTCCTAAACCCCAGAAATGGCGTCAGGTTTTTTGGTTAGAGCCTCTCCTCTACAGTAATCCTTAATCCAAAGGCAAAATCTTATTTTTGTTGAAGGAACCGGGGTGATGATAACTTCCTGACTGGCCTACAACAATAGGTTTTCCCTGTGGTGCCCTTTTCTGACCACTAGCTTAACTCCTCCCTCCAACAACGACGTCCAATCACAGCTTAGCAACCGTAACCAGCCACGGAAAGTCGTGTTGAAATGGCGTTTATGAGgctgaaataagacaaatattCTCTGTAAAGAGTTACAGCTGTCATGTATGTTTTCCTTCAcctttacaaaaacaacaaaaaaaaagttttagtgTTAGTTTATGCTAGCAGCTGATAAAATCCATGATCGTTGGCCAGAGGGTTCATTCactgttttaaactgttatAGCTGATCTTGTTTAGTGTAATGAATCTGAATCATAATATGAAATGACCTGACGTTAGTGGTGAACTTTTCCCTCAGTGAATACTTGTGGAGATGAAGCTCGAGGTGTGAGTTGGAGAAGATGACAGGAAAGCGACTGTGGGTTGTCGTCAGTCTTGTGTAGGAGGCTGCTGTCTGGctcaaaatattaaatataagtCTCCAACTTTTGCTTTGTGATTTTGTCTCAAAAGAGAACAGAGGGTGACGGATTTACActgcagaaatgaaatgttatttcagaaaacagtgtgtccggcaaacacaaacaaaaaaaatgcaatttaatttcAGTTCCAGCATTGACAAAACACCACAATTTGTGGGGTTTATTTCTTGTTAGAGAGCAATTTTACAGGAGGAAAAGGGGGCTGCAGAGACACATGtggctcttttcttttcctttttaatggGGCTTCAGGTGAATTTATTTCATCCTTGACAAGAGAACGTTTTAACCCAGCTTTGCTCAGCTCCGCTAACAATGTGTGAGAAGTGGCAACTCGGGATTACCTGGATGAATTTGAAGATGGCAAAAGCAGGCGTGCTTTGCTCGGCATAAACACGGCCTAATATGCTGTAGAGCTGTGTGTTGAAACAACTGTCCCCGAGTCCGAGCAAGAAGCTGCACAGCAGGGCGATGGATACgctgagagggaggagatgtaGTTCTTATTACAACAAGACAGTGTGACGGGCCTTCCCTGTGTTTGCTCTTCTTTTACTGTCAATCTGTCAGAGAAATGAGCTACCTCGGATTTAGATACGGCTTCTTTTGGGTGTCGGTGTCAAAGACGACGGGGGCATCGTCTGGGATGTTGAGGAAGATCAAATAGAAAGCGACGAAGTGCACGACCATTCCCAGAAACACCACAGTGGTCCGTCTGAAGCGGTTGTTCTTGCATAACAACCCAAACAATCCTCCACCTGATGAGACGGAGCTTGTTTGTGAATCCAGAGACATTAAAATCACCTGAGCAGGCTCTGAGAGAGGAATGCCAACTCACCCACAATTTCTCCAACGCCTACCACAATCCCAGAGATCCCAATCAGGCCTTTAGCTGCTTCCCCAAACTGTGTGGTGGCTCCAATGCACGTCCCATACACTCCACTGTAGAAGGCTAGCTCCAGGCCTGGAGGACAAGGAGGTTCATGCTGTAGCTGCAAGCCGTCACTGGAGGCTAAGATCCTATTCACATGAATGCACTCTCTCCGCTCGACTTACCGCTGTATGCCATGCAGGGACTCAGGAGCAGGACAGTTTTAGCCTTCACAAGCTGCAGGATGGTTTCTGAgcaggagaacacacacacacacacacacacacacacacacactgattataGATACATATCAATTTCCCAATACTTCAGATGAAACTACAAAAGGCCCCATTACCTGCTGAGAATTTAAGTTCAATGCAGGGAGAAGATTGGAAATGATTCCCTCCCAATAAGCCAGAAAAGAAGACACAGGTAAAATAAAACCCAAGAGATAATTTCACTCCGTACGCAGTTAAGAgaaattcagatttttaaaaggAGAAATCCCACTTGGCTTGTTTATGTACGCCTGGATGCTCCTTCTTGACATAAATCAGTGTGCATCTTCGATAAACCCGATACCTTTAAGGCAGGTGTACACAAGTCTACATGCACTCAAGACGCACTAAAGACAAAGAGCAATCTGAGCATCCAAACAACTGGAGGCTGCACTGACGgcaggtgctgctgcagcagagtttCCCGTCGACAAACAGAGATATAATCTGAAATAAAAGTCTAGCAGAGGCAGTTTTTGTGTACTCGGTTGTAATGCTAGAAGAGTTTTATCCAGATGAAAGCAATCttcatttgaagaaaaacaaaaccgcCTGCTGCCTTCAGAATAAGAGCAGTGAAGTGTGTAACTGGAGGTTACCAAAcaactgagaaagaaaaggaaaataacatATTTCTGTGAGGTGCCTTTGCATCTATAAAAACTTACTGAATTCTGACTTGGCATCCTGCATGGCAGTGTTTGCTCTGTGCTTATAcctgcaaaacagaaaataaaccagTCTTTACTTCCACAACGCTGATATTAATGAACAGAAA
This genomic window from Pempheris klunzingeri isolate RE-2024b chromosome 17, fPemKlu1.hap1, whole genome shotgun sequence contains:
- the LOC139216796 gene encoding UNC93-like protein MFSD11, whose product is MADRRTVNVVILGLGFLFIFTAFTTCGNVEQTVVKSLGNGTFRGSGYHSLGIIYGVFSFSNLLAPTVVAVIGPKITMFLSGLLYSGYIAVFIIPSTWSFYLTSVLIGVGAAMLWTAQGHFLVENSEAATINRNTGMFWALLQCSMLFGNLYIYLDWNGRTEISDSSRKNIFLSLLVASVLGTLSFLVLRRCRDEEEMLSEEEGQSLLSARMMYKHRANTAMQDAKSEFKTILQLVKAKTVLLLSPCMAYSGLELAFYSGVYGTCIGATTQFGEAAKGLIGISGIVVGVGEIVGGGLFGLLCKNNRFRRTTVVFLGMVVHFVAFYLIFLNIPDDAPVVFDTDTQKKPYLNPSVSIALLCSFLLGLGDSCFNTQLYSILGRVYAEQSTPAFAIFKFIQSVFAAVAFFYSGYLLLKWQLLLMVILGFAGTLCFFVVERMQNVSVDLLEY